A DNA window from Rossellomorea marisflavi contains the following coding sequences:
- a CDS encoding ATP-dependent helicase, which yields MNNVLTHYSIYPFDADKKEIPVAPLQNGQTSEALVAPDEEDSYYFRILESAGIQLNQAQIEAVRHGEGPCLTLAGAGTGKTTVLVSRTGYLMTVKGIEPQHILLVTFTKKAADEMKQRITRLPGTEGGHRVHASTFHALFLHLLRSRQYTQEVIGNERYKQILLKQIQRGMNIQNPYDAETLLAKLSHYKLNKFDLRELPEGTKTEKETRSILLKYEEWKRMNHKMDFDDILTEAHELLMMNPNLLQTLQHRFRYVMVDEFQDTNLVQYELIKLIAAHGNLFVVGDDDQTIYSFNGARNEFILDFDEEFPDAKVVTLQENYRSDASIIGLGNEVIGRNGQRRDKTLIATKPEAEKPLYSRPSTVDEEAQWIAEEIRRLVESGYQYQDVTILHRTMSSGRAVFEELLLKEIPFTPYNQKDSLFYDNWMVKPVVDHLRLAIVPRNFSAMESILPTLFINKERGMTQIRQGETKEQSPNPLLHVTKIPGLKPFQVKSINERISFLKMIRDHAPQQAIKRIRRDFYHRYMDAKESNIVTEQKEMIKEMLDELEGSAKRFETIASFIAFIDEMKKKYEEVYSDQHRHSDSVSLMTIHRSKGLEFPVVFLIGAIEGNLPHSSALKADHLEDKVLKDVKKSEKLEKAIEEERRLAYVAITRAKERLYISSPAYYQGETRPCSRFISDIFKTEPVKEPVKKPKADSVYISIDAWICTQPRCIAWQRIAPGESASTKECPICMGDMKPGRKEVTI from the coding sequence TTGAATAACGTATTGACCCACTATTCCATCTACCCGTTCGATGCCGATAAGAAGGAGATTCCCGTCGCCCCGTTACAGAATGGGCAGACGTCGGAGGCTCTTGTGGCACCTGATGAGGAAGATTCATATTATTTCAGAATATTAGAGAGCGCGGGGATTCAGTTGAATCAGGCGCAGATTGAAGCAGTCCGTCACGGGGAAGGGCCGTGCCTGACCCTTGCTGGAGCAGGGACGGGTAAAACGACGGTCCTGGTGAGCAGGACAGGCTATCTGATGACGGTGAAGGGGATCGAACCACAGCATATCCTGTTGGTGACCTTCACGAAGAAGGCTGCCGATGAGATGAAGCAGCGGATCACCCGTCTTCCTGGGACGGAAGGAGGACACCGGGTGCATGCCAGTACATTCCACGCCTTGTTCCTTCATCTTCTGCGCTCCAGACAGTACACGCAGGAAGTCATCGGGAATGAACGGTACAAACAGATCCTGCTTAAGCAGATCCAGCGCGGGATGAACATCCAGAATCCCTATGATGCGGAGACGCTCCTTGCCAAGCTTTCTCATTATAAATTGAACAAATTCGATTTGCGTGAGCTTCCAGAGGGGACGAAAACCGAAAAGGAAACGCGGAGCATCCTCCTCAAATATGAGGAGTGGAAACGGATGAACCACAAGATGGACTTCGATGATATCCTCACGGAGGCACATGAACTCCTCATGATGAATCCGAATCTCCTTCAGACGCTGCAGCATCGTTTCCGCTACGTGATGGTCGATGAGTTCCAGGATACAAACCTTGTGCAGTATGAGCTGATCAAATTGATCGCGGCGCATGGGAACCTTTTCGTGGTAGGGGATGATGACCAGACGATCTACTCCTTCAACGGAGCAAGGAACGAGTTCATCCTCGATTTTGATGAAGAGTTCCCCGATGCGAAAGTCGTCACCCTTCAAGAGAATTACCGCTCTGATGCTTCCATCATCGGTCTCGGCAATGAAGTCATCGGCCGGAATGGACAGCGCCGGGACAAGACGTTGATCGCGACGAAGCCCGAGGCGGAAAAGCCTCTTTATTCCAGGCCGTCGACCGTCGATGAGGAAGCACAGTGGATCGCAGAAGAGATCAGGCGCCTCGTCGAAAGCGGGTATCAGTATCAGGACGTGACGATCCTGCACCGGACCATGAGTAGCGGCAGGGCGGTATTTGAGGAACTGCTGCTGAAGGAAATCCCGTTCACACCATACAACCAGAAGGATTCCCTTTTCTATGATAACTGGATGGTGAAGCCCGTCGTGGATCATCTGCGACTCGCCATCGTACCGAGGAACTTCTCTGCCATGGAATCCATCCTTCCGACCCTTTTCATCAACAAGGAAAGGGGGATGACCCAGATCCGGCAGGGTGAGACGAAGGAGCAGAGCCCGAATCCGCTACTTCACGTGACGAAGATCCCGGGGCTGAAACCGTTCCAGGTGAAATCGATCAATGAGAGGATCTCGTTCTTGAAGATGATCCGGGACCACGCCCCTCAGCAGGCGATCAAACGGATCAGGAGGGACTTTTACCACCGGTATATGGATGCGAAAGAGTCCAATATCGTGACGGAGCAGAAGGAAATGATCAAAGAAATGCTCGATGAACTGGAAGGTTCAGCAAAGCGTTTCGAGACGATCGCAAGCTTCATCGCGTTCATTGATGAAATGAAAAAGAAGTACGAAGAAGTCTATTCCGACCAGCACAGACATTCCGACAGCGTATCTCTTATGACCATCCACCGGTCCAAGGGACTTGAATTCCCTGTCGTGTTCCTGATCGGGGCCATCGAGGGGAATCTTCCCCATTCCTCTGCATTGAAGGCGGATCATCTGGAGGACAAGGTGCTGAAGGATGTGAAAAAGTCCGAAAAGCTTGAGAAGGCAATCGAGGAGGAGCGGCGGCTCGCCTATGTAGCCATTACGAGGGCAAAGGAGCGTCTTTACATATCATCCCCTGCTTATTATCAGGGGGAGACCCGCCCTTGTTCCCGGTTTATCAGTGATATTTTCAAGACGGAGCCGGTGAAGGAGCCCGTGAAGAAGCCCAAGGCGGATTCTGTCTATATTTCCATCGATGCCTGGATCTGCACCCAGCCGAGGTGCATTGCATGGCAGCGGATCGCTCCAGGCGAGAGCGCATCGACCAAGGAGTGCCCGATCTGTATGGGGGATATGAAGCCCGGAAGGAAAGAAGTCACGATCTAA
- a CDS encoding ABC transporter substrate-binding protein — MKKFIVILTVASLFLLGACSGNGSGSKKDSKKLVISTWGFAEDFFDKEVYKPFEEENNVEIVLDTGNNADRLNKVRQGRGDVDVIFLSDYYAQQGIDDGLFAKIDHSKLKNLDSIYDVAKAPLGEEYGPAYTVGQFGIAYNADEVKQPIKDWDDLWRKDLKASITIPGITSTSGPMMLDAASKVSGADTFNEDQAFDQMKDILPNVVKEYGQTSEFVNMFSQGEIVAGPIMEMYFADLKEAVPSATFVSPEKGGYAVMNTVNVVKDSKNKEMAEKFIDYILSKEVQEKSAKAKVDSPVNTEVKLSEEEAEGLTYGEEVVEGLNTLDMEFVNQNSKQWIDRWNRELAN; from the coding sequence ATGAAAAAGTTCATCGTCATTCTTACCGTTGCGTCGCTTTTCCTACTGGGAGCATGCAGTGGTAATGGTTCAGGCAGTAAGAAGGATTCCAAGAAGCTCGTCATCTCCACATGGGGATTTGCTGAAGACTTCTTCGATAAAGAAGTGTATAAGCCGTTTGAAGAAGAGAACAATGTAGAAATCGTCCTCGACACGGGCAACAACGCAGATCGTTTGAATAAGGTCCGTCAAGGCCGCGGGGATGTGGATGTCATCTTCCTATCCGACTACTATGCGCAACAGGGGATCGATGATGGACTGTTTGCGAAGATTGATCATTCAAAGCTGAAAAATCTTGATTCCATCTATGATGTAGCTAAAGCTCCTCTTGGAGAAGAGTATGGTCCTGCTTATACGGTCGGTCAGTTTGGTATCGCCTATAATGCGGATGAAGTGAAACAACCGATCAAGGATTGGGATGACCTATGGCGCAAGGATCTGAAGGCATCCATTACCATTCCGGGGATCACCTCCACAAGCGGTCCGATGATGCTTGATGCAGCATCGAAGGTCAGTGGCGCAGACACATTCAATGAAGACCAAGCATTTGATCAAATGAAAGACATCCTGCCGAATGTTGTGAAAGAATACGGCCAGACGTCGGAATTCGTCAATATGTTCTCTCAGGGAGAGATCGTGGCTGGACCAATCATGGAAATGTATTTCGCCGATTTGAAAGAAGCCGTACCGAGTGCAACATTCGTTTCACCTGAAAAAGGCGGATATGCCGTCATGAATACGGTGAACGTTGTAAAAGATTCGAAGAATAAAGAGATGGCTGAGAAGTTCATCGATTATATATTGAGCAAAGAAGTACAAGAGAAGTCAGCGAAGGCCAAGGTCGATTCACCTGTCAACACCGAAGTGAAGCTATCTGAGGAAGAAGCAGAGGGATTGACGTACGGGGAAGAGGTTGTAGAAGGATTGAATACGCTGGATATGGAGTTTGTGAATCAGAATTCCAAGCAGTGGATCGACCGTTGGAACCGTGAACTGGCAAACTAA
- a CDS encoding nucleoside hydrolase, with translation MKRKLILDVDTGIDDAIGIILAVKSREFDLLGITTVNGNVSLDQATDNTLKVLDLLGETNLSVIKGADAPLIRPQFFEHGVHGEDGLGGELKDILPSRPAEEGFAPDFIINSILNFPHEVTLVMTGPLTNLALAIKKCPQIVHYVKEVIFMGGVVKGPGNVTPTAEFNMVVDPEAVKIVLHAGFNDITQVGLDVTRHAILKEDHIQAIENPVIREYIDNSTAQYRKRYFKRNGVDGCAMHDPLAVAVAIDKSLVKTEDFFVDVETRSELCDGQLVCDFQNRLEQDRNLSVCTEVDEAAFLRLFHSIVSS, from the coding sequence ATGAAGCGTAAACTGATACTTGATGTGGATACCGGCATAGATGATGCGATCGGCATCATCCTGGCAGTGAAAAGCAGGGAGTTCGATCTTCTTGGAATCACAACGGTGAATGGAAACGTGTCCCTTGATCAAGCAACGGACAATACGCTGAAGGTTTTGGATCTACTCGGGGAAACCAATCTGTCTGTGATCAAAGGGGCCGATGCCCCTTTGATCAGGCCCCAATTCTTCGAACATGGGGTACACGGGGAAGACGGACTTGGCGGGGAATTGAAGGATATCCTTCCATCAAGACCTGCGGAGGAAGGATTTGCCCCTGATTTCATCATCAATTCGATCCTGAATTTCCCTCATGAGGTCACGCTTGTCATGACGGGTCCACTGACCAATCTGGCCTTAGCGATTAAGAAATGTCCACAGATTGTCCACTATGTGAAAGAAGTCATTTTCATGGGCGGAGTGGTCAAGGGACCGGGGAATGTCACGCCGACGGCCGAGTTCAATATGGTGGTAGATCCGGAGGCTGTGAAGATTGTGCTTCACGCAGGCTTCAACGATATCACCCAGGTGGGGCTCGATGTCACCAGACACGCAATCCTGAAGGAAGACCATATCCAGGCGATTGAAAATCCCGTGATCCGTGAGTATATCGATAACAGCACGGCTCAATACCGCAAACGGTACTTCAAACGGAACGGCGTGGACGGTTGTGCCATGCACGATCCGCTTGCTGTCGCGGTTGCCATCGATAAAAGTCTCGTCAAGACCGAGGACTTCTTCGTCGATGTGGAGACGAGGAGCGAGCTATGTGATGGTCAACTCGTATGTGACTTCCAGAACAGGTTGGAGCAAGACAGGAATCTATCCGTCTGTACGGAGGTCGATGAAGCGGCTTTCCTACGATTATTCCATTCCATCGTTTCATCTTAA
- a CDS encoding IS110 family transposase → MHDNRNERINQISEDTLVIGVDIAKCVHYACAVDERGREVKKSFSFRQSRQGFETFYATILKVMESHQKKNVVVGFEPTGHYWMNLSSYLTDRGIRFVLVNPLHVKQTKELDDNLQSKNDPKDARVIAKMIPQGYYSIPRDMTPIEAELRHGSAFRARLKKQGASTQNRIKRWIDLYFPEFISVYKSIGMNASTVLSSYPLPADLVKEDPEKLLENLKNLGGKHFSVKNLTKLLDVAATSIGYQESPEMARAEIQILLTQMKLLEEQLVSIEKQLVTLAKQMTDFDLFLSVPGIGENTVVEILSEIGAFSHYKSPRQILKLAGLTLVTNSSGKKEGNKRLSKRGRKRLRSLIYKAIFPILHAIPAFRSLYDYYSEHREHPVAKKEALLILCRKLIQVLHGLSKRGETFNEERMVADISFFGNQEAA, encoded by the coding sequence ATGCATGATAATCGAAATGAACGCATTAATCAAATTTCTGAGGACACATTGGTGATTGGCGTCGACATCGCCAAGTGTGTACATTATGCCTGCGCAGTGGATGAACGAGGTAGGGAGGTCAAGAAAAGCTTCTCATTCCGTCAGTCCAGACAAGGCTTTGAAACCTTTTACGCTACCATCCTAAAGGTGATGGAATCTCATCAAAAGAAGAATGTAGTCGTTGGATTTGAACCTACCGGTCATTACTGGATGAATTTATCCTCGTACCTTACGGATCGGGGCATTCGCTTTGTTCTCGTCAACCCTCTCCATGTGAAGCAAACCAAAGAATTGGATGACAACCTACAGAGTAAAAACGATCCGAAAGACGCTCGTGTCATTGCCAAGATGATACCGCAAGGCTATTACAGTATTCCTCGTGACATGACTCCTATTGAAGCAGAGTTGCGTCATGGTTCGGCATTTAGGGCTCGTCTGAAAAAACAAGGAGCGTCGACTCAAAACCGGATCAAGCGATGGATTGATCTATACTTCCCTGAGTTTATTTCGGTTTATAAGTCCATTGGAATGAACGCCTCTACTGTTCTTTCTTCTTATCCTCTTCCGGCAGACCTTGTGAAGGAAGACCCTGAGAAGCTCTTGGAGAACCTAAAGAACCTAGGAGGTAAGCATTTCTCGGTTAAAAACCTTACTAAGCTTCTTGATGTCGCGGCCACATCTATTGGCTATCAGGAGAGTCCTGAAATGGCACGGGCAGAGATCCAAATTCTATTGACACAGATGAAGCTGCTTGAAGAACAACTGGTAAGCATAGAAAAGCAGTTAGTGACGTTGGCGAAACAGATGACAGATTTCGATCTGTTCCTTTCGGTCCCTGGTATTGGAGAAAACACCGTAGTAGAGATCCTTTCAGAAATAGGAGCCTTTTCACACTATAAGAGTCCACGCCAAATCCTAAAATTAGCGGGTCTTACGTTAGTCACCAATTCCTCGGGAAAAAAAGAAGGGAACAAGCGATTGTCTAAACGCGGGCGGAAACGGCTACGCTCCTTGATATATAAGGCGATTTTCCCGATTTTACACGCCATACCAGCGTTTCGATCCCTGTACGATTACTATAGTGAACATCGCGAACACCCCGTCGCTAAGAAAGAAGCGTTGTTAATCCTATGTCGGAAATTGATTCAAGTCCTTCATGGTTTAAGCAAAAGGGGCGAAACATTCAATGAAGAGCGTATGGTAGCTGATATCTCCTTCTTTGGTAATCAAGAAGCTGCGTAA
- a CDS encoding methyltransferase domain-containing protein: MNEWNASQYLMFGDERTQPSIDLIGRIDHVDPRRVLDIGCGPGNGTERLHLRYPDADVYGIDSSIAMIEAAREAYPRLRFDLYDASTDLPSLDPGYDIVFSNAVIQWIPDHGKLLWEMFRLLNDGGTLAVQMPINEESPAFRVINEVIRDPKWGFTEKEFSQTNKLPVGDYVDILSGLTDEFSVWETTYYHRMKEHKEILEWVKGTKLLPFLKALEADEEKKQAFQQEILEGIKGQYSRQVNGEIMFRFKRLFFTAKK, translated from the coding sequence ATGAATGAGTGGAATGCTTCTCAGTATTTGATGTTTGGAGATGAACGGACACAGCCGTCGATTGATTTGATTGGGCGGATTGATCATGTGGATCCCCGCCGGGTGCTTGATATTGGCTGTGGGCCGGGTAACGGGACGGAGCGGTTGCATCTCCGCTATCCGGATGCAGATGTGTATGGGATTGATTCTTCTATTGCGATGATTGAGGCAGCGAGGGAGGCATATCCCCGTTTGCGGTTTGATTTGTATGATGCGTCCACAGACTTGCCGTCATTGGACCCGGGGTATGATATTGTCTTTTCGAATGCCGTGATTCAATGGATTCCCGATCATGGTAAGTTGCTGTGGGAGATGTTCCGATTGCTGAACGATGGGGGGACGCTTGCTGTGCAGATGCCAATCAATGAGGAGTCTCCTGCTTTCCGGGTGATCAACGAAGTGATCCGTGATCCGAAATGGGGGTTTACGGAGAAGGAATTCTCTCAGACGAATAAGCTTCCAGTCGGGGATTACGTAGATATCCTGTCAGGGCTTACAGACGAATTTTCTGTGTGGGAAACCACCTATTATCATAGGATGAAGGAGCATAAGGAGATCCTGGAATGGGTGAAGGGTACGAAGCTCCTTCCCTTTTTGAAGGCCCTGGAGGCGGATGAAGAGAAAAAACAAGCCTTTCAGCAGGAAATCCTTGAGGGGATTAAGGGACAATATTCCAGACAAGTAAACGGCGAAATCATGTTTCGCTTCAAACGACTGTTCTTCACGGCAAAAAAATAG
- a CDS encoding ABC transporter permease gives MKTRYMYLLMLPGILFLTVFMIIPIVLTIGTTFTDGSGITLDGYLTFLKDRYFLDILFTTLRVSLLTTLICIILGFPAAYYISKLGGRMKAVLLLLTIFPLLTSSVVRSFSWMIIIGRNGLLNKMLLGMGIIHEPLDILYTPTAIIIGLVHLFLPLIIVSLVGVMENIQHDLLEAAESLGASKATVFLKVVLPLCVPGLVIGSILVFVGSFTAYTTPALLGGKQRVISTFLYQNAITLNDWQVASIVATIMIVITFAVIACMNALARKLNPKG, from the coding sequence ATGAAGACGCGTTATATGTATCTATTGATGCTACCTGGCATCCTGTTTTTGACGGTATTCATGATTATTCCCATCGTCCTCACGATCGGGACGACGTTTACCGACGGAAGCGGGATCACCTTAGACGGGTACCTGACGTTCCTGAAGGATCGATATTTCCTTGATATTCTATTCACCACGCTGCGGGTCAGCCTGCTGACGACGTTGATCTGTATCATCCTTGGGTTTCCGGCAGCTTATTATATCTCAAAGCTCGGGGGCAGAATGAAGGCAGTCCTTCTGCTTCTTACGATCTTCCCATTGCTGACGAGTTCGGTTGTCCGGTCGTTCAGCTGGATGATCATTATCGGACGAAATGGATTGTTGAATAAGATGCTCCTTGGGATGGGCATCATTCACGAACCTCTCGATATCCTTTATACACCGACGGCCATCATCATCGGGTTGGTTCATTTATTTCTTCCCTTAATCATCGTTTCCCTGGTGGGGGTCATGGAGAACATCCAGCATGATCTTCTCGAAGCAGCCGAAAGCCTGGGGGCATCAAAGGCCACTGTATTCCTGAAGGTCGTTCTTCCCCTGTGTGTGCCGGGACTTGTCATCGGGAGCATCCTCGTCTTTGTGGGCAGCTTCACGGCGTACACCACACCTGCCCTATTGGGGGGCAAGCAGCGGGTCATCTCCACTTTCCTGTATCAGAACGCCATCACGCTCAATGACTGGCAGGTGGCCTCCATTGTCGCCACCATCATGATTGTCATCACGTTTGCCGTGATTGCCTGCATGAATGCATTAGCACGTAAATTGAATCCGAAGGGGTAG
- a CDS encoding adenine deaminase C-terminal domain-containing protein, with protein MKVDMLVTDVRVYNSYFKRFTKGNVAIKDGKFFYIGDRGAEYFEASDVVAGDGSYMVPGLIDIHLHIESTMVTPATFSYGLIRNGVTTIVPEPHEMANVFGLSGVKEMIRASESCEVDMFYSIPSSVPATSMETTGGAIGIGEIDDLLRTERIKCLGEIMNFYEIITEAPSKTNAILEHMNREYPDLIIEGHVPKLLDLELQQVAFAGVHSDHTHQTVEGMEQRMAAGMFVEIQEKSMTPEVMEYLISEPVEELFCFITDDVMADSFTERGHLNVLLKKAIAMGMTPEMAIYACTYTPAQRMRMYDRGTIAPSKVADFLLVSDLESFEINEVYKAGRRVYDVNQSYDQAEPDRAFPESFYKSVDLAELSLDDFTMESGKADGAYMCRVIQVKNGSTFTEEVHRSVVSSGGRLEWEGGGLAQIATFSRYGTESRAHGLIAGDIIKSGAFATTYSHDNHNLLVVGHSPEDMLLAANEVIRKQGGVCCVEGGKILSMLELPVGGILSEDKLECVSEQVGHVTASLKAMGYEHYNVIMSLSTLSLPVSPALKITDRGLIDVNGGRVVPLIVD; from the coding sequence ATGAAAGTCGATATGCTGGTAACGGACGTTCGCGTCTACAACAGTTATTTTAAACGATTCACAAAAGGGAACGTAGCCATCAAAGACGGAAAGTTCTTCTATATCGGGGACCGGGGAGCGGAGTATTTCGAAGCGTCCGACGTCGTGGCAGGGGACGGTTCCTACATGGTCCCGGGTCTGATCGATATCCATCTTCATATAGAAAGCACCATGGTGACACCCGCTACCTTTTCATACGGCCTGATCCGGAACGGGGTCACGACCATTGTGCCCGAACCCCATGAGATGGCCAATGTATTCGGCCTGTCCGGTGTGAAGGAAATGATCCGCGCCAGTGAATCGTGCGAAGTGGACATGTTCTATTCGATTCCGAGCTCTGTCCCGGCCACTTCCATGGAAACGACGGGAGGGGCCATCGGCATCGGGGAAATCGATGATCTTCTCCGGACGGAAAGGATCAAATGCCTGGGAGAAATCATGAACTTCTATGAAATCATCACGGAAGCACCGAGTAAGACGAACGCCATCCTTGAGCATATGAACCGCGAGTATCCGGATCTGATCATCGAGGGGCATGTACCGAAGCTGCTGGACCTCGAGCTTCAGCAGGTCGCGTTCGCCGGCGTCCACTCCGATCACACGCACCAGACAGTGGAAGGGATGGAGCAGCGCATGGCGGCCGGCATGTTCGTTGAAATCCAGGAAAAGTCCATGACGCCCGAGGTGATGGAATACCTGATCAGCGAGCCGGTGGAGGAGCTCTTTTGCTTCATCACCGATGATGTGATGGCGGATTCCTTTACAGAGAGGGGCCATTTGAATGTCCTGCTGAAGAAGGCAATCGCCATGGGGATGACGCCCGAGATGGCCATTTATGCGTGTACCTATACACCAGCCCAGAGGATGCGTATGTATGATCGGGGAACGATCGCGCCTTCGAAGGTGGCAGACTTTCTGTTGGTTTCAGATCTCGAGTCGTTTGAAATCAATGAGGTGTATAAAGCGGGTCGCCGGGTCTATGATGTGAATCAATCGTATGATCAGGCTGAACCGGATCGGGCTTTCCCTGAATCCTTCTATAAAAGTGTCGACCTTGCTGAATTGAGTTTGGACGATTTTACCATGGAGAGCGGGAAAGCTGACGGTGCTTATATGTGCAGGGTGATCCAGGTGAAGAACGGGTCGACCTTCACCGAGGAAGTCCACCGGTCCGTGGTGTCCAGTGGAGGACGTCTCGAGTGGGAAGGAGGCGGTCTGGCACAGATCGCGACGTTTTCGAGATACGGGACGGAGAGCCGGGCACATGGGTTGATTGCCGGTGATATCATCAAGAGCGGTGCGTTTGCGACGACTTATTCACATGATAATCACAATCTGCTTGTTGTGGGGCATAGTCCAGAGGATATGCTACTGGCGGCGAATGAAGTGATCCGGAAGCAGGGCGGTGTGTGCTGTGTGGAAGGTGGCAAGATTTTGTCGATGCTTGAGCTGCCGGTTGGAGGGATTCTGTCTGAGGATAAGCTTGAGTGTGTGTCAGAGCAGGTGGGGCATGTGACGGCTTCGCTGAAGGCGATGGGGTATGAGCATTATAATGTGATCATGTCGCTGAGTACGCTGTCGTTGCCTGTGAGTCCGGCGTTGAAGATTACGGATCGCGGGTTGATTGATGTGAATGGGGGCCGTGTGGTTCCGTTGATTGTGGATTGA
- a CDS encoding ABC transporter ATP-binding protein, whose translation MALFSLDDVSVSYNKQTILENFNLEIEKGQLVSLLGPSGCGKTTTLRLIAGFLKANKGKFLLNGKDYTKVPVNKRNFGFVFQNYALFPHLSIFDNVAFGLRLRKLGKGEIEKKVKRVLEVVDLAGYDQRYPKELSGGQKQRVAIARALVIEPEILLFDEPLSNLDANLRVNMRVEIRRIQQELGITTVYVSHDQEECFSISDKVAIMNKGVIEQLDEPTSIYQYPKTRFIADFIGFKNFIEFEERQDAEDTIRLSVSGHDFVLTRHPQMSRSGKIGAIRPDNLLLHEGTKEGMNIIPGIVKISTYLGRSFQFVVETALGDFTVNKETALPYRAGEKVSLEIPQDQMVVVE comes from the coding sequence TTGGCATTATTTAGTTTGGACGATGTATCTGTTTCCTATAATAAGCAAACGATCCTGGAGAACTTCAATCTTGAGATCGAGAAGGGTCAGCTCGTTTCCCTGCTTGGACCAAGTGGATGCGGGAAAACGACCACGCTCCGATTGATCGCAGGATTCCTGAAAGCGAACAAGGGGAAATTCCTTCTGAACGGTAAAGATTATACAAAGGTTCCCGTGAACAAGCGTAATTTCGGTTTTGTATTCCAGAACTACGCCCTTTTCCCCCATTTATCAATCTTTGATAATGTGGCATTCGGACTCCGGCTGAGGAAGCTTGGAAAAGGAGAGATAGAGAAAAAGGTAAAGAGAGTACTGGAGGTCGTCGATCTTGCAGGCTACGATCAACGATACCCGAAAGAGCTGTCAGGGGGACAAAAACAGCGTGTCGCAATTGCCAGGGCTTTGGTCATCGAACCGGAAATCCTGTTATTCGATGAACCGCTCAGCAACCTCGATGCCAATCTGAGAGTGAACATGAGGGTGGAAATCCGCCGGATCCAGCAGGAGCTCGGGATTACAACGGTTTACGTATCCCATGATCAGGAGGAGTGTTTCTCCATCTCCGATAAGGTAGCCATCATGAACAAAGGCGTCATTGAACAGCTCGATGAACCGACGAGCATCTATCAGTATCCTAAAACGAGATTCATTGCTGATTTCATCGGGTTTAAGAACTTCATCGAGTTTGAGGAGCGGCAGGATGCAGAGGACACGATCCGGCTATCCGTTTCTGGTCATGATTTTGTCTTGACCAGGCATCCGCAAATGAGCAGATCAGGAAAGATCGGTGCCATCCGGCCGGACAACCTCCTGCTCCATGAAGGGACGAAGGAAGGAATGAACATCATTCCCGGCATCGTGAAGATCTCGACCTACCTTGGACGCAGCTTCCAATTCGTCGTGGAAACAGCCCTTGGCGATTTCACCGTGAATAAAGAAACAGCACTGCCTTACCGTGCGGGAGAAAAGGTCTCGCTCGAAATACCTCAGGATCAGATGGTTGTGGTGGAATAG
- a CDS encoding ABC transporter permease, which produces MQKNRGLAFFTFLVFLFLLGPLLIISVTSFEGGSVLKFPPEHLSFKWYLNIFDVQMFISTFKTSIIVSLMGNLFALVLGIPAAYALSRFDFKGKKLLDAVFISPILIPGIVLGFSFLRYIVGAYQLPIYTALFIGHTIIMLPFIIRVISSSLSNFDFSIEEAAESLGASKVKTFFIVVLPNIKSGILAAVMIAFLESFNNVDISVFMTGPGISTFPIQMLTYVENYFDPTIAAISVLLMVITAFFMFMVERLMGLSYFTKR; this is translated from the coding sequence ATGCAGAAGAATCGAGGATTGGCATTTTTCACATTCCTGGTATTTCTATTCTTATTGGGACCTTTGCTGATTATATCGGTGACGTCCTTTGAGGGTGGGAGCGTTTTGAAGTTCCCGCCGGAACATCTTTCATTTAAATGGTATCTGAATATATTCGATGTGCAGATGTTTATTTCCACATTCAAGACATCCATTATTGTCTCTCTCATGGGGAATCTATTCGCCCTTGTCCTTGGCATCCCGGCGGCATATGCCCTGAGTCGATTCGACTTCAAAGGGAAGAAATTGCTCGATGCCGTGTTCATTTCCCCGATCCTCATACCGGGGATCGTCCTTGGCTTTTCATTCCTTCGCTATATCGTCGGGGCCTATCAGCTTCCGATCTATACAGCGCTTTTCATCGGTCATACCATCATCATGCTCCCTTTCATCATCAGGGTCATTTCATCGAGTCTATCAAACTTTGATTTTTCCATCGAAGAGGCTGCAGAGAGCCTGGGAGCGAGCAAGGTCAAGACGTTCTTCATCGTCGTCCTGCCGAATATCAAGTCAGGGATCCTGGCAGCGGTCATGATCGCATTCCTGGAATCCTTCAATAACGTCGACATATCCGTATTCATGACCGGACCGGGCATCTCTACGTTCCCGATCCAAATGCTCACGTATGTTGAGAACTATTTCGATCCGACCATCGCGGCGATTTCCGTCCTCCTCATGGTCATCACGGCATTCTTCATGTTCATGGTTGAAAGACTGATGGGACTATCTTATTTCACTAAACGATAA